Below is a genomic region from Rhizobium sp. TH2.
TCCAACAGGATCCAGATTTGAAAAACTCCAAAGACACCGATCTAACCGATCGCCGCACTGCGGCTGCAGAGGCCAAAGCGGCACTGCTTAACGCCTACCGCGCTGCCAAGGATGCCGCTGGGCCGGAACAGGCCGCCAGGCAGGCCGAGCGCCAAGCAGTCGCCGTTGCCAGAGACCAGCGTCGCGCCGAGCGCGAACAATTAAAGACCGAGGAACAGGAACGCGTTCAGGCCGAAGCCATCGAACGCCAGGCTGAACTCGATGCTGCCGCGAAGGCCGAGGTCGAAGCGCGCGAAACGGCGGAGAAAAACCGCGTTGCCTGGTTGATCGAAGACGAGGCGTCGCGAAAGGCCGAACGCGACCGGCGTTATGCCGCCCGCAAAGCCCGCCAATCGTAATCTGTTCGCAATGAAGTACCCTTATAGCCAGCTTCCGAGCACATCACTTCGCATGAACATGATGCTGTGAAGTCCGGGGTACCCGGATATAGAACTCGATTTCCAAATGTAGGGCATGATGGTCGAATCGAAACTCTTCGTTGGACTCAGATCCACTCGAAAAAAGTCAGCGCCTCATCGCGAATCCACCGGCCCCAAATGTCAGTGGGATTGCTGCGAAAAGAGCGGGACGCACCGTGCGCCTGTCGGACAGGATGCCGAAGGACTGTACCTGCTCTTCTGTCCGGAGCACGTGAAGGAATACAATCGGGGCTATAATTACGCGACGGATCTCTCCAGCCCAAATACCGCCCGCTACCAGCGCGAAGCCGCAGCCGGCGGGCGTCAGACTTGGGGAACCGCTGTCAAGCAATCTCCACACGTCCCGATGCCCTCCACGGCTCCCTCCGGATCGGCGAGAGCTTTGAACGCCCGCATGACCGCTGCGCAGCGCCTCGCCCACCGAGCTGACTCACCGGTTCGAAAACTAAAGACGTTAGAAGTACGCGCGTTGGAGACGCTCGGCCTCCCAGCCAACTCGACACCGCAGGAGATTCAGAGCCGTTATAAGCAGAAGCTTAAAATGCACCATCCGGACGCGAATGGTGGAAGCCGTGCCTCTGAAGAGGCTCTTCGCCTTTCGATCGAGGCCCATAAGATCCTCAGATTGAACGGCTTTTGTTGAGACCGACATTCTCCGGCCATCAGGTTTTGTGCGGTCCGGTTTTTGATGACGACTTTTGTGCGACTGGAAATGACGAATATACGGCTTGGCTTGGCAATCGATAAGGAGACGCACCTCTTCAATCCTTGAAAGCTGGCGAACGCCTCCCACATAAAGGCCGCTCCCCTGGTCCGGGCCCCTCTGGCGAATCTTCGGCACTTTCGTGATGTCGGACCATTTCCGACATATTGCCGGACCCAGAGAGAGTTTCATGATCTCAGATATCGCAGCTTGGCTGTTTGCTCTTTTCGTGATTGATCCGCTTCAGGCGGAGATGCGCGAGCGCCTCGATGGCGCGAATGTTCCCGTTGCGGCCGTTCAGCAGTCGCGGCAGTGTGCGCCGGGGCTTCTGCAACGCGCTGGCGAGGAACCAGGGTGGGCTGTCACCACCGCTTTGGGTGTGGCGATCGGCTGGACGGCGCCCACCCAGCTCTTGGACGCGAACGATCCAAATTGCACCGTCCTCATCCGCAGTTTAAAAAGCGCCCATGATCAGGAAGGCGAAGCCTGATAGTGGATTTGGAGCATGGCAAAGCGAGTATCACTCGCGGTGGTATCCACAGCGCTTATGCAACTTGCAGAGCGCGCCCGGGAACGGGGTGGCTTGACGATCGGCGATGCACTTGCCTCGACCGGAGAAGCAAGCTTCGGCTTCGATCGCGTTGTCGGCTCTCATACCAATCCCAGGTCCGTTTGGCATGGTGTTTGGATCGGCCATGGCAATCGTCGCCTTGCAGCATGCGGTTGGCGCTGGTTCACTTTGGCTTCCATCGTTCCTGAGAAACTGCAGAATCTCCGCATCGGCGTTCGCTGCTCTCCAGCGATACGCCGACCCGATCGTCAGCAGGATCGAGCGCATCATCAGGACGAATGCGGTTGCTGACAGGTCGCGCCCTGCCCTACATCCTGGGGCTCCCCGTCTTTGCTCTGGCGGTCGCGATTGCTCTTCCCATCCCGTTTGGCAATATCGTTCCGGTCATCGCGGTGTGCGTGATAGCGGTTGGGCTGATCGAGAGAGACGGCTTCATTGGGGTTGATATCTTGGCCCTCTTCGTGACCGTCGCACTTCTCCACGGAGCGC
It encodes:
- a CDS encoding J domain-containing protein, translating into MMVESKLFVGLRSTRKKSAPHRESTGPKCQWDCCEKSGTHRAPVGQDAEGLYLLFCPEHVKEYNRGYNYATDLSSPNTARYQREAAAGGRQTWGTAVKQSPHVPMPSTAPSGSARALNARMTAAQRLAHRADSPVRKLKTLEVRALETLGLPANSTPQEIQSRYKQKLKMHHPDANGGSRASEEALRLSIEAHKILRLNGFC
- a CDS encoding DUF6481 family protein, translating into MKNSKDTDLTDRRTAAAEAKAALLNAYRAAKDAAGPEQAARQAERQAVAVARDQRRAEREQLKTEEQERVQAEAIERQAELDAAAKAEVEARETAEKNRVAWLIEDEASRKAERDRRYAARKARQS